The Meles meles chromosome 6, mMelMel3.1 paternal haplotype, whole genome shotgun sequence DNA segment CGGAGGTCACCCAAGTCTGTGTGTTCCCCGTGAGCGCGGCAACATAACTGCACCGCGGCTCACCCCAGCGCAACTGCATTCTCTTGTGGTTCTGGGCGCCGCTGGGGCTGTGTTCCGGGGCTTCTGGCCAGGTGTACGTCCTTGCCCTTTTCAGGTTCTTGGGGGTCCTGCATCCTTTGGTTGGAGCCCCGCATCCCTGGGGCCTCTGCTCCAGTCTCTCCGGCGCCCCAGACCCTGaccccctgcttcctcctcaccagGGCATCGGGCTCAACTGCTTAACCCAGGACTTCGTCCCCATCCCAAGAGCCTTAACGTAATCATGTCTGTAAAAAGCCTTGTAGGACCGCATAGGGTCCCATATTCACGggttctggggacaggatgtggcTGTTTCTGGGCGGCATTACTCAGCCACCACAGCTAGTAAGAGAGGTCAGCCCACCCGCGCCCTGAAGGTCACTGCGCCATTGTCCGCTGAGGCCCAGACCGGGTGTGGGGAACTGCGGAGCTCCCGAGAGCTGGCTCCAGCCCCAGCAACACTTCTCACTCAGTGGgcctgggcctcggtttccccacctGTACACGAGGACAACGCTTCTACCCCTTTCCTGCTCCCTGGACTAGGAGGACAGCAGGCCCAACGGAGGGGGGTCCGAGCGCCCACACTGTCCCTGGGGTGACATCCAGGCGGGAGAGGTGGCGTCCCCCCCGCAGGCTCACCCAGGTGTCCGCCCGGAGCGGGGCAGTCGGACTGCATCGCGCGCACTGCGGTGCCCGCCGATGTGCCCTCAGGAAGCACAGGAGGGACAGGAGCCTGCGGCCCAGGGGTCGGGGATGATCTCATCTGGTAATTCTCAAAATTAAGATTTTCGGTGGCGGGGCTGGCGGGGACCAAGGAGAGCGGGTGATTCGCGCCCACCGGCGGGGCGAGGAGGTCACAGGGTGGAGGCCGGACCCGGTGCGGACCGGGGTTGCGCACGCTCCCGGGGCCCGCGGGCCGGCTGGGGGCGGGCCGGGCGGTGGCCTTGCCCCGGGGGGCGGGGCAGCGGGGGGCAGCGGGGGCGGCTGTCGGGGCTCCAGGGAAACCCGGACCCGCCTCGCGGGAGGGGCAGGGCGAGGgcgggggggtgcgggggggcaCGCGGGCGCACGGCGGGGGGCCGGCGCGCTGACGTCACGGCGCGGGACGCAGGACGCGGGGGCCGGCGCGCTCCGTTGCCGGGCGACGGGCGGGCGTGGGGACGGCGGCGCGCGCGGCTCGGGCAAGCCGGGGCGTGCGGGCCGGGGGCGCAGGCCGGGCCCTCGCGGGGACCCCCGCCCCGGGCCGCCGTCAGCCGCGCGCCCGCGCCGTGCAGCCCCGGGCGGCTCCGACATGCAGGGCCAGCGGCAGCGGGGCGCAGCGCCGGGCCAGGCGTCCCCTCCCCGCGGGCGCCCGAGCGACCCCGCCGCGGCAGCAGACGACGCCTCCCCGCGCCCCGGTTCTGAAGAGCGCGGCGCGAGCAGGGCGCCCGCGGGGCGGGCAGGGGCAGGCGCGCCGCGGCTCTCCGGACGAGGgggcccttccccctgccccgccGGCGGCCCGGACCCCGCGGAGCCCGGCAGCGCCTGGGGGGAGTTTGAAGGCTTTCGGGACGCTTCGGCCCAGTCTGAGCGGTTCTCCCCAAAGTCTGAGCGCCCGGAGGGACCCCCGCGTCCTCGGCGGCAGGCAGCGGCTTCTACCCAAAAGGAGCGCGGTGCCCGCCAGCCTCCCCCGCGCGGGCCTGGGGGGCCTGGAGCCGCGGGCAGCGCCCCTCGGGAGGTATTTCTGCCGCGGACCGCCGCTTCGGTGGGCTGGCCGGGAGGGGTCCGCTCTGTCCTGGCCCGCCCGGCCTGTGCGGCGGGCTGCCCGGTCCTCCTGAGCCGGGGAAGGGGGCCGCTCGGAGCGGGTGCGGCTGTGCCCAGGGCTCCCCGCGCGGGGCCACTTTCCCGGCTCCCTTCAGGGCGCACTGGGAAGGACTTTTGGTGCAAATTGTCACTCTCCTTACTCAGAAAGCCTCCCCCTCTAGAGTCCCTTCCAGCCTGTGTGTGACGACCCGGCACTGCCGCTGCCTGGAGAGTCCGGCCCCCACCCCATCGTCTTGACCCGACCGCCTCTGGCACAGACACGCGGTGACCTGTCCGatgcctcttttcttcctcttcctccccttgccCCTGTTTCTCTGCCGTCTCTTCCCAAGGGCTCACGCCCACGCCCCCAAACACCATGAGAGCAGAAGGAGTCAGAGGAAGGGATGAGAGAAAAAGTTTCACTGGTTCTAGGGATGAACCATTTGCTTCCTGAACCCGTCCGTGTTGCCCTGGACCTCTGGCGGGAGGCAGTCTCCACGCTGTCCGCTCCGCGAGCTGCTTGTTGTGAAAACAAGTCTTGTCTTCCCGTGGGACTAACAGATCAGGGAACAATCTGACCATGATGGGAACTTTGCAAGAGACACTAGGTGACGACAGAAAAGAGCCCCACACTGACGTGCACGCATGCTCTCGGGGCTCCCCGCCCTCCCAGCTTGCACaccagccctcccctccatctgcCCAGTGCacacctgccctcccctcctggtTTGCACTCCTGTCACATCCTGCCAGACTTCGGACAGCCCTCACTCCGGCACTTCACATTAACACCCAACCTTCCGACCTCAGGTCTCCTCCCCGGAAAGGCCTCCTTGATGCAGTGTGGATAGCCTTCCCAGCCGGCTGACACACAGAAACACTAATGTTTTTATCAGGTGCCGCTCTCTCGTGTGTCCCTGACAAAGCTTATGAGTGCCGTGCCCTAAGCCCACCTGCCACGCTCTGGGCTTCCCATCAGAACGTGCAGAGCAGAGATTTCGGGGAGCGAGTGGGCCACGCTACAGCAGCTGTGAGGGCGCAATCGTCTGCACGCGTCATCTGCCCCTTGCCGGCGGCGAGTTGACCTGACgtgcatttctctctttctccagccTCTGCACAGCTCCGAGGATGTGTTCCCGTTTGTTTTTCAGGACACACCAGTCCCCCAGGCAACTGAGGGCATCTCCCCCTTGAACCACATCTTAGAAGCACCCGGCTGGGACTCTGGACGGCAGCTGTGGTAATGAACTTGGGTTCTTAGAGCAAATCCGAGTTTGTACTTCGGTTGACCAAGTGACCCTTAGAGAGAGCCTGTCTGTCCCGAAGACCCCACAACCTTGGTGTCGTGGGGTCCTCACAGAAGGACCGGGCAGCGTGGGCTGATGCTCTGGCCACGGTCGCCCTCAGAGCTGTGTTCACCTGGAACAAGGGAGACCGGGGCGGGGCGCCAGCTCCTGGTGTCTCCGTGCTAGTGCTGGTCCCGGGGGACTGGACTGCCTGATCCTCAGCCACAGAGAAACATACCAGTGCCCCCGAGGGACAGTCTGAACCCACGGGGCCAGCCAGCCAGAGTGCATCTCCTGCTGCCCGCAAGGCTGGTGGTCCCCGGGGCTCGCTGTCTGGGAAACCACAGACGCAGGTGCGCGGATGGCCACGTTCTCCGACGCACCTTCACTGGGCGTTGGCAGAACAGGCACAGCTCAGTGGGGCCCGGCGCGGTCGGCTTGAGGTTGGTGGGGCCCAGGCCACAGGAGGAGGGAGTGAGCTCGCCTCCATGACCCATGTTCCCTTTGTCAGGGAGTTCTGCAGACGGCCCTTCTGGGCTCTGGCCTTGGGTCCGGGCAGGGCTACTGCTGGGGTCCAAGCCAGGGAACACCCCCCAGCAGGGGCCTGGGGGACAGAGGCCTGAACCCCGGAACCACCGTGGCCCAGAGGGCTCTCTGGATATGGCGTTTCCCCAGGGCGTGGCCTGGACCAGCAGGCAGGTGGAAGGGCCTCTGGTGGCAGCAGGAGCCTCAGACACTCGGAGACACGGTGGTCCTGGCCGTCAGGTCCCGCAGGGCTGGACACTGTAGTGTGACGGGAGGTGGCTGTGACTTCAGGGTGTGAAAACATGAAGACGACTTGCAAATGCTGTGGGCACTTAGCGTGGCCTCCCCTCCTGTGTGCACCCTCCGTTCCCTCGTAGGAGCGGCACTGGCCGCCCTGGTGGCacggggcgggtggggggtggcttGTAGCTGTGGACGGTGTATGACAGACACCCAGTGGTCATCCCCTAAGCATTGCCCCGCTCCTAGTTTCCGAGTGTCCCTGTGGC contains these protein-coding regions:
- the CLBA1 gene encoding uncharacterized protein CLBA1, yielding MQGQRQRGAAPGQASPPRGRPSDPAAAADDASPRPGSEERGASRAPAGRAGAGAPRLSGRGGPSPCPAGGPDPAEPGSAWGEFEGFRDASAQSERFSPKSERPEGPPRPRRQAAASTQKERGARQPPPRGPGGPGAAGSAPREPLHSSEDVFPFVFQDTPVPQATEGISPLNHILEAPGWDSGRQLCSESRRLWRALQSTDGASASRCLWSGSRCQQNLFLVLGIDAAQKNPSGDPGHILECSDLKQPEDLGLPAFSLQPCRALIQTKLPGTPGGRQGGLLACSLFLKTPSPRNGQYITIPWKKMFNPRNLKMTLFNSDVC